CCGAGAGGTCTTCATCGGCCAGATTCTCCACCACCTCACGGGCCGATCCGGCTGTGCGGCTGTAGAGCCGGTTGATTGCTGCCAGCAGCTCATCCGGCGGTACCACCAGCACGGAGAGCGGCAGGTTATACAGCTTGGCCACCTCATCCTGGGCCAGCAGGTCCGTAGGGTTGGCCACGGCAAGCAGCAGGCGGTCCTCTTTTTCCTGCAGCGGCAACAGCAGCTTGCTGCGGGCAAAGGCAAGCGGGAGTCTGGCCAGTAACGAGCTGTTGGCCTGCTGGTCGTCAATCCGCTCCAGAAAAGGCAGGTTCAGGCGCTCAGCCGCAGTCTTAAGGTTGTCCAGGGCGTGCTCGGGGCTCATCAGGGCCGGCTCTCCTGCCCTTGGCTTACCGGCTTGGTCGCTTTGCCTGAGATCTCATTCTGCACATTCAGCGGGCCGAACTCTTTGGCAGCTTCAGTGAACTTACCCTTTTGGCTCTCGGTTATGCTTGCCAGGTCACGGGCATCTTTGACCACCTGCGGGGTCAGCATGATCAGCAGGTTGGTCTTCTTGCGGGTCTTGGTGGTGGTCTTGAAGAACCAGCCCAGACCGGGGATGTCACCCAACAGCGGCACTTTCTGGATAGTGTTGTCTTCAGTGTCCTGGATCAGGCCGCCAATCACGATGGTTTCATTGTCCTTGACCACCACACTGGTTTTGGCAGAACGCTTGGTGGTGACCAGGTCCACCGCGTCACCCTTGTCACTCTTAACTGCTGAAATTTCCTGATAGAGGTCCATGCGGATATAATCCCCTTCACTGACCTGGGGCTTGATCTTGAGGTTGATGCCGATATCCTTGCGTTCAACTGATTCTGTTGTGCCAAAGGTACTCTGGGTGCTGGAGGACTTGAACGGCACGTTTTCCCCCACATTGATCTCTGCCTCTTTGTTGTCGGTGGTCAGGATGTTGGGGGTTGAGAGGATGTTAAGCATCCCTTCGCTCTCAAGCGCCTGAAGAATAGCTGCTCCGGTAACCGGCTTTGATGTGTTTTTCAGTTTGTCAGCAATCAGGGTGCTTAAAGGACTCGTGCTACTACCTGAACCGAGGAGGCTCCCAAAGGTGTTAAAGGGGTCATAAATACCGCCTCCCTGCAGATATTTGCCCAGTGCCCCGACAGCAAAGGCGCCACTTTGGACACCAAGGTCCCTGGATTTTGACGGAGATATCTCGGCAATCAGGACCTGCACGAAGACCTGCTTGCTGCGGCGGTCCAGTTTTTTGATCACCTGCAGCAGGTTGTTGTAATCGGTTGGTGAGGCCATGACGACCAGCGAGTTTGATGCCTTGTCAGCCGTGATGGTGACCTTGCCGGAGTCAAAGGGGGAGCTTTGCGCACTGACGGTGCCGGCTTGCAAGGTTGTGGTTTGTGCGGTGATCCCCTTGACCACGCCATCTAGGACTTTCGCCATTTCTGTGGCATCGGTGTTTTCTAGGAAGCAGACATTGATCTTGCTGCTGGCCTCAGGCGGGGTGACATCCAGCTGGGCGATCAGGGAACGGATGTCTTTCTTGTCTTTTTCCGGTCCAAAGAGCAGCACGGCATTCAGGCGGGTGTCGGCAAGCACCTGTACCGCTCCGCTGTTTGCTGACTGGGTAGTTCCGACGGCAACCTGGCGGGCTCCACGTCCTGCCAGCCATTCCTGCAGAACCTTGGTGACCCCTTCTGCAGAACCGTGCTTGAGGTAGACCAGTTCTGCCCCTTCGCGTCGCTGCGGTGTATCGATCAGGGAGAGGATGTCGGCCACCTTTTGCAGGTTTGAGGCAGCATCCACCACCAGCAGCATGTTGCCGGGGCCGAAGGAACCGATATGCCCTTCCTTTGAAATGATCGGCTGCAGGAAGGTCAGTGCCTCCTGGGAGGAGATCTGGGTAAGCGGGAAGACCCGGGCCAGAAAGGCATCGCCCAGGGGAATCCGTTCCTTGTCCGCCAGCTTCATACCGGCCTGTTTGGCGCTGCCGGTCGGCACCACCTTGTAAACCTTACCAGCCTGTATCAAGGTGAATCCTTTTAATTCAAGTACGGAGGTGAACAGGGCAAAGGCCTCGTCCTGCGACAACTTTGAAGGGGAGAAGACAGAGACCTTGCCCTTTACCCGTTCATCCAGGACGAAGTTTTTGCCGGTCAACTCGCTGATAAACTTCACCATGGTGGCGATCTCGACATCGGTGAAGTTCATGATCACCCCCTGGGCCGCTGCATGGAGCGGCGAGCTGCAGAGCGTCATAAGCAACAGAGCAATCAGTAGCGCTTTCAATTGTTTCACGCACAACCTCCAGGGTTAGCGAATATCATAGGCCAGCGAAGTGGGGGCGCCGTCACGAATCAGATCAAGCTTGATCCGGCTCTGGCCTTTCAAGGTCACAAAGGATTGAATCGCCTTTTCAGGCGAATCTATGGGAAATTCGTTGATTTTCATCAGGACATCGCCGTTTTTTAGGCCCACGGCAGCAAAGACCCCCTGGGGTTTTACTTCGGAGACCTTGAAACCTTCGACTTTACCATCCTTGACACTGGGCAGCAGGCGGGCATCGGTCATGGCCTGGCCGATGTTGTCCAGGGCGGCATTCAGGGCCCGTTGATCAATAATGCCTGAACCGCCGGGTAGTGCCTGGGTCACGCCGGTTGCGGCGGTCGCAGACTGGGCAGGTTTTGCCGGTTCGGCCGGGGCTGACGGGGTGCGCAGGGTGATCAGTTGAGATCCTGAGCGCACTTCTGCCGTTTCCTTTTTGATGGCGATCAACGTGCCAAGATCAAAGACCTTTTCGCCAAGTTTGAAGACCCGTTCTTCGTTGCTGCTGGTGCGGCGTACCAGGATAAAGCTTGTCCGGGGAGAGCCGATGGCGGTGCCAAGCAGGCTCAGGTCGCTTTGGGAAACAGGGGGGGGAGTATTGGCAGACGGCTGCAGGGCCGGGGTCAGTATCCCTTTGGTTGCCGGTCCGAACAGGGCCTTTTCAAGGATTAAGGCAAAGCCTTGCAGTTGTGTCTGTTGTTGAAACGGCAGATTTGACTGCTGTGCGCCCTTTGTCTGCAGCTTTGCCGGGGAGGTCCCCAGTTTGTAAGAGGCGATATCCGCCAGAATGCGCGCGGCTGTTATCAGGATAACAACAGAAAACAGCAGGTTCAAAGGGAGGGCAAGTCGTCGCATAGTGGGTCGAAAATATATACCAAATGGAGTTTGCATACAAGTAATGTTAAGTATAATTCCTGATTATTAGAAATATTGTAGCTATTTTAATTTACTAATAAAAACTAATATATGTAGAGGGTTACTCTCATCCAAAATATCAATCATGCAGTTTCGATGAAGTTAATATTCATCTTTACCGGAGATTATCTGAGAAAAAGATGGACTTTTTGTGAGACGGCCAGTGGTGATGTGTCCATCGTCTACACTTTATGCCGCTGAAGTAATAGGGAAATTGTCCATCTCCGCCGGATCTGCGGCCTTTTTCTTTCCGAAGATCAATGCGACCCAGATGCTGATTTCATACATCAGGTACATGGGAATCATGATGACGAACATGGTGATTAAGTCTGCGTGGAAGGCGGCTATAATAGAACTGGCCAGCAAGGCATATTTACGTTTAGGAGCCAGCATTTTGTAGCTGACAATGCCAAAGCGGGACAGAAGAAGGGTCAGAACCGGAAGTTCGAAGATCAGACCAAAGATCAGGATCAGGCGCAGACAAAAGTTTATATAGGCACTGATGTTGAACCAACTTTGTAAGCCTTCAACTTCATAGGAAAGCGAGAAGTTGATGATGACCGGCCAGATGACAACCAGAAAGAACATGGCACCGGCGCAGAAGGTGAGGGTGGCGGCGGTGACAAAAGGAACCACCATGCGCCGCTCCTTGTCAGTGAGTCCTGGAGCTATAAACAGCCATAGCTGCAGGAAAACCACCGGTAAGGCAAATACAAACCCGAGTAACATTGAGATCTTGCACTGGATGAAAAACGGTTCCAGTGGGGCACTGTAGTTGAGCGGACGCATTTTTTCCGGGGTGCTGATTTCCTGGTCCAGCTTATAGTAGGTATAAAGCCGGGGGGCCTGTTCTTTGACCTTGGCGTAGACCTTCTTCTTGATCTCGGTCAGGTAGGTCTTGCCGGTCAGGGGCTTTTCCACGAAGGTAAGGACCGGGCCGGAAAAGTTCCAGGCGATCCCCATGCCTATAACTACTGAAAAGACTATGATTATCAGTCTCTTGCGCAGTTCGGTCAAGTGTTCAATGAATGACGCAACGTTTTCTTTTTCTCTGTTCATGGGGCTCTTTTCTGCCGTAGGTGATGCATCGTGTCGTATATTTGATTGTTTAGAAGTGGAACAAACAGTTGGCTTTCCGATGTTATTGATTAAACCGCATTAATCTTTATCATATCAGGTATAGTGGGCGGTTTATTAACTGCTTCTTGCTTGTCTACGGTATCGTACTCGACCGGTCCAATTGTTGTCGCATGTTCAGGCACAGAACTTGTCACTGTGGGTTGCTGCTCTTTCTGCTCTTCGCCCTTGGTCTCCACCTGAACACTACGCTGGAAGTCATCAGTGGCCTTCTTGAATTCACCCAATCCCTTGCCCAGCGACTTGGCGAGTTCAGGCAATTTTTGTGGTCCTATAACGATCAGGGCAAGCACCATAATAATAACAAGCTCAGGCATTCCAATTCCGAACATGGTTAACTCCTTTATTTCATTCAGATATTATTTGTGCGTGCGGGAGGGTATAAAATTGTTCTCAAGCCTACTGTGAAAGCCGTTCGCAGATTTTCTAAAGCGAATCCAGATGCCGTTTTCATTACGCAGAACCAGAGAACCCCTGATCTTTGCCGCAGCCAAGGCAGCATCAAAAAGAGTATCATCAAAGTTGTGGCATTGGGGGTGCCAGTCAGGTTCAATCTTGCGCATCTTGTCAATCACCTCGTTGTGCACTTCCCGTGAACCAAATCCATCACTGATAAAGGTCTGCCCGCCTGGAGCCAGTACCCGCCAAATCTCGCGAAACACCTGGGGCAGGTCATTCCAGAAATAAACCGATCCGTGGCTGACCACCAAGTCTACACTGCTATCTTCAAACGGCAGGCAGTGGACATCACCGCAAGCTGCCGTCACCCGATTTTCAAGCATCTTTTGGAAAATGTTTTGCTCCGCAAACTTCGTCATCTCACTGGATTCATTCAATAGACAGACTCGCAGCTTACTGTTCCAAGCCAGGGCCAGCCCCAGATAGCCGCTCCCGCTGCCCAGATCCAGACAAAAACCGCTTTCACTGCCGGTACGATCAAGTATCTGTTGCGCAAGCTGATAATATAACGGCGCAAAGATGTTGCGGGCGATCAAATTCAGTTTTTCTGTGACAATTTGTATAGAGCACCCCCTTCGATTCCATATTCACGCATTATGACAAACTCTATCAACGTGAAAGCACTGCACCGGACACCATGCCAAATACGGTTTATACGATTTTGAACTGACTCACGATTCGTCGCAGATCGTCGGATAGTATGGCAAGGTGATTGGCGGCAGCAGCGGAATCCTTGGAACCTTTTGATGTATTTGCGATAACCTCGGTAATCTGCTGCATATTGCTACTGATTTCAGAAGTTGTAGCCGTTTGTTCTTCTGCTGCGGTGGCAACCTGCTGAATCTGCATACTAACGTCGCTGATCTGTTGGAGGATCTCTTCAAGAGCTTTGCCGGAGTCGGATGCCTTCTCGCTTCCTCTGGCAACTTCACTGACCCCTTCGTGCATGGCGAGCACAGCATCCTTGGTTTCATGCTGGATGGCTTTGATCATCTCGCCAATTTCCCGGGTCGCTCGCGTGGTACGTTCTGCCAGGGCTCGCACTTCATCGGCTACAACGGCAAAACCTCTGCCCTGTTCACCGGCCCGGGCAGCCTCGATGGCGGCATTCAGCGCCAGCAAATTGGTCTGGTCGGCAATGTCCTCAATGGTGCCGACGATCTCGCCAATCTGATCGGAACGGCTTCCCAGGCTTTCAACCGCTTTTGCAGAGTTTTTGACCCGCTCGGTAATGCTGTGCATGACTGAAATCGTATCACTCACAACCGCTGCACCGGAAGCTGCTGCAGCACTGGCCCGCTGCGAGCCCTCCGAGGCCAGCAGGCAGTTTTGGGCAATATCGCTTGATGTGGCAGTCATCTCTTCCCCTGCAGTGGCAACAGTTTCCGCTTGGGCAGCTACATTTTCAGCACCTGCGGCCATCTGGGAAGCATTGGATTGGAGTTGGGCGGATGATGAGGAAACCTGATCGCTTGTCTGGGCAATCTGATTGATAATATTCCTGATTTTCGTCACAAGAGAGTTGATTTCATCTGCCAGTTGGCCAAATTCATCATTGGATGTTACGGCGATCATTTTGGTGAGATCGCCCTCACCCCGGGCAAGGTCGGTCACCTTGGCAACAAAGTCGTTCAGCCTCTTTGTAACGGTTGCCCGCAGGACAATCAGCAAACAGATAAAGCTGACAGCAAGCGCCACCCCACCGGAGGCCAAGAGCCAGAGGGCGGCTTTTTTACTGGAGCTATAGCCTTGCTCGATGCTAGTGGTAAGTTTGAGAGCTCCTAACATCATGGTCTCTTTACTATGACAAGCCTGGCAGCGTTCTTCATTGGCAAGTGGCAATATGGTGTCAAGAACATGTGTTCCGTTTAAAGTTTTTTCAAAACTAGCGGGTTTGTTGTTTCTCATGACGTTTGTCACCAGTTCGTCGCCCTTTGTTTTGTTACCCCGCAGTTCACCTTTGTCGTTATAAATGGAGAAAGCCAATGCTCGCTTCTGTTCAATCACCTCCTTGATATAGTCATCGACTTTTTTCATGTCGCCAGCCATCATCGCCGATTTGATATCATCGCCCATGATATTGACAAAGGCCAGGCTGTTGTCTCGCTGTAGACCGACCAGCGCCTGTTTTTCCAGATACAGGGCGGATCCGCCCACGATGACGAGACCTGTTATCAGAGCAAGAGTTGCCACAAGGAGAATCTTTGTAGCAATTCCAGTTCTTCTACCTGCTTGTATAGGTGAAGATGTACGTTCATGTTGTGACATGTTAGTTCTCCCTGATGGTAAATAAGTTTGTTGCTTGTGGTCTCCATTGCGCTTCCATGTCAGTCAACTTGGAATTGAGTGTAACGACTAATTCGTGGACCTAGCCTGGTCGCTGTCATGGTCTGAAAGCAATTTTTTCTCTATGGAGCTTATGACCCCATGGATATCCTTCTGGATTGCCCTGATATTTGTGGATATCTGTTGGGTCGATACGGAGGTGGTTGTTATCAGGTTGTTTATTTCCTCCATTACCATCGTGAACTCACGACCTGTCTCGCCGGCCCGGGCCGCTTTGACGGCCACGTTTAACACCAGTAGCTTGGTCAGGTCTGTCATTTTTTCAATCTGGCTGATAATCTCGTCGATCGTATTTGAAGATTTTTCCAGCCGGCTCATGACTCCAAGCGTTTCTTCCATCCTGACACAGGTCTGGTCGGCACTCTCCGAGGTTTGTCCTGCAACGTTTTGCCTCGCCTTGGCCGAGCCGTTCACTTGCTGGGGAAGGGGGAAATCTGCCATGGTATAACGGGAGCTAATGGCAATATGTCTGGCTTGGCTGTACAGCGTCAGCATGGCCTTTTGCAGCTTTGCAACAAGGTTGACGTCTGTGACTGTTACAATACCTATTTTGTTACTGGATTTTACCGCCACGCTTAATGTCCCCCATTCTTCAACCGGACTGGAAAAATAGTCAGAAACAGCGCCCTGAACAGATCCCGGTGCGGTCCGTTCATCTGTACAACTCTTGATACTGGCGGCATTGATACGGCTGAACGCCGGAGATCAGGTACTGCTCAAGCATCTGGTCGTGCTTGTCGATATGCAGGCTGAGCAGCTTCCTGAGGGTCTGCAGGTCGTCGTCGATACAGAGCGCACGGGCTGCCTTGCAGCGGATACCGGCAATGGTGGTACAGATCCGGAAGTGATCAAGCTTGTGATCTTCATAGGCCAGATAGTCGATCGTAAACATATGGACGTTTTCAGACGCGGTCTGGCCCAGAACGTTGCCAAGCAGATCTTCAATCTGATGCTCCAGCTCAGCGGGCGGGACCTGATCGGCAGTCGCGATAATCGCGTCAAGCACTGAAATTAACCTGGCCTGCCGGCTGTCATACGGCATGAGATGCTGTGTTGCAACATAACCGAAGGTATTGAGTGGGCTGTAAGAAGACATGATCTGTTCTCCTCTTGCTCAGGCAGCCAGCAGGTGCCCGAGCTTGTCGCGCTTGGTCTGCAGGTAGCGCATGTTGGTGCTTAACGCCTTCATCTCGATCGGTACCCGCTCAACAATATTCAGGCCATACCCCTCCAGTCCGATCATCTTCTTGGGGTTGTTGGTCATCAGGCGGATCTTTCTGGCTCCCAGCGCCCTGAGCATCTGGGCGCCAATGCCGTAATCCCGCAGATCGGCCTTGAATCCCAGCGCCTCGTTGGCCTCAACGGTATCGCAGCCCTGATCCTGCAGTTCATAGGCCTTGAGCTTGTTGATCAGGCCGATCCCCCTGCCTTCCTGCCGCATGTACAACAGGATGCCTGCGCCTTCCTGTTCAATGCGGTCCATGGCCCGGCTGAGCTGTCCGCCGCAGTCACAGCGGATGCTGCCGAATACGTCACTGGTCAGACACTCCGAATGCACCCTGACCAGCACCGGCTCGTCCGGCCTGATCTCTCCCTTGACCAGGGCGATATGCTCCAGGCCGTCAATATCATTCTCAAAGGCAACCACGCGGAATTTGCCGGCCCAGGTGGGCAGCTTTGCCTCCGCCACCGGTCGCACCAGTGATTCATGCTTCAGCCGGTAGGCCACCAGATCGGCCACCGAGCAGATCCGGATGCCGTGCCGCAGGGCAAACTCCCTCAACTGCGGCATGCGGGCCATGCTGCCGTCCTCGTTCATGATCTCGCAGATTACCCCGGCCGGTTTCAGCCCGGCCAGACGGGCCAGATCCACCGAACCTTCAGTCTGGCCGGTGCGTACCAGCACCCCGCCGGCCCGTGCACGCAGCGGAAAGATATGGCCGGGGCGGGAGAGATCCTCCGGCCCGGTATTGTCGGCAATCGCGGTCAGGATGGTCTGGGCCCGGTCTGCTGCCGAGATGCCGGTGGTCACTCCATGGCGGGCCTCAATGGAAACCGTAAAGGCGGTCTGGAATGGTGAGTTGTTCTCTGAAACCATGGGCGGCAGCTCAAGCTGGTCACAGCGCTCTTCGGTCAGGGTCAGGCAGATCAGGCCGCGGCCATACTTGGCCATGAAATTGATCGCCTCCGGGGTGACATGCTCGGCTGCCATGGTCAGATCGCCTTCGTTCTCCCGATCTTCATCATCAACCAGAATAACCATTCTGCCGTTGCGGATATCCTTTATTGCTGCCCTAATATTGCTACATGGCACCATGAATATTGTTCCTTTGCCCGAATTTAATGAATGCTCTACTGCACAGTAAGTTAATTGCCTTGGCCAA
Above is a window of Trichlorobacter lovleyi SZ DNA encoding:
- the gspD gene encoding type II secretion system secretin GspD, whose product is MKQLKALLIALLLMTLCSSPLHAAAQGVIMNFTDVEIATMVKFISELTGKNFVLDERVKGKVSVFSPSKLSQDEAFALFTSVLELKGFTLIQAGKVYKVVPTGSAKQAGMKLADKERIPLGDAFLARVFPLTQISSQEALTFLQPIISKEGHIGSFGPGNMLLVVDAASNLQKVADILSLIDTPQRREGAELVYLKHGSAEGVTKVLQEWLAGRGARQVAVGTTQSANSGAVQVLADTRLNAVLLFGPEKDKKDIRSLIAQLDVTPPEASSKINVCFLENTDATEMAKVLDGVVKGITAQTTTLQAGTVSAQSSPFDSGKVTITADKASNSLVVMASPTDYNNLLQVIKKLDRRSKQVFVQVLIAEISPSKSRDLGVQSGAFAVGALGKYLQGGGIYDPFNTFGSLLGSGSSTSPLSTLIADKLKNTSKPVTGAAILQALESEGMLNILSTPNILTTDNKEAEINVGENVPFKSSSTQSTFGTTESVERKDIGINLKIKPQVSEGDYIRMDLYQEISAVKSDKGDAVDLVTTKRSAKTSVVVKDNETIVIGGLIQDTEDNTIQKVPLLGDIPGLGWFFKTTTKTRKKTNLLIMLTPQVVKDARDLASITESQKGKFTEAAKEFGPLNVQNEISGKATKPVSQGQESRP
- a CDS encoding methyl-accepting chemotaxis protein, which gives rise to MSQHERTSSPIQAGRRTGIATKILLVATLALITGLVIVGGSALYLEKQALVGLQRDNSLAFVNIMGDDIKSAMMAGDMKKVDDYIKEVIEQKRALAFSIYNDKGELRGNKTKGDELVTNVMRNNKPASFEKTLNGTHVLDTILPLANEERCQACHSKETMMLGALKLTTSIEQGYSSSKKAALWLLASGGVALAVSFICLLIVLRATVTKRLNDFVAKVTDLARGEGDLTKMIAVTSNDEFGQLADEINSLVTKIRNIINQIAQTSDQVSSSSAQLQSNASQMAAGAENVAAQAETVATAGEEMTATSSDIAQNCLLASEGSQRASAAAASGAAVVSDTISVMHSITERVKNSAKAVESLGSRSDQIGEIVGTIEDIADQTNLLALNAAIEAARAGEQGRGFAVVADEVRALAERTTRATREIGEMIKAIQHETKDAVLAMHEGVSEVARGSEKASDSGKALEEILQQISDVSMQIQQVATAAEEQTATTSEISSNMQQITEVIANTSKGSKDSAAAANHLAILSDDLRRIVSQFKIV
- a CDS encoding twin-arginine translocase TatA/TatE family subunit; the encoded protein is MFGIGMPELVIIMVLALIVIGPQKLPELAKSLGKGLGEFKKATDDFQRSVQVETKGEEQKEQQPTVTSSVPEHATTIGPVEYDTVDKQEAVNKPPTIPDMIKINAV
- a CDS encoding bifunctional 3,4-dihydroxy-2-butanone-4-phosphate synthase/GTP cyclohydrolase II → MVPCSNIRAAIKDIRNGRMVILVDDEDRENEGDLTMAAEHVTPEAINFMAKYGRGLICLTLTEERCDQLELPPMVSENNSPFQTAFTVSIEARHGVTTGISAADRAQTILTAIADNTGPEDLSRPGHIFPLRARAGGVLVRTGQTEGSVDLARLAGLKPAGVICEIMNEDGSMARMPQLREFALRHGIRICSVADLVAYRLKHESLVRPVAEAKLPTWAGKFRVVAFENDIDGLEHIALVKGEIRPDEPVLVRVHSECLTSDVFGSIRCDCGGQLSRAMDRIEQEGAGILLYMRQEGRGIGLINKLKAYELQDQGCDTVEANEALGFKADLRDYGIGAQMLRALGARKIRLMTNNPKKMIGLEGYGLNIVERVPIEMKALSTNMRYLQTKRDKLGHLLAA
- a CDS encoding methyl-accepting chemotaxis protein gives rise to the protein MAVKSSNKIGIVTVTDVNLVAKLQKAMLTLYSQARHIAISSRYTMADFPLPQQVNGSAKARQNVAGQTSESADQTCVRMEETLGVMSRLEKSSNTIDEIISQIEKMTDLTKLLVLNVAVKAARAGETGREFTMVMEEINNLITTTSVSTQQISTNIRAIQKDIHGVISSIEKKLLSDHDSDQARSTN
- a CDS encoding class I SAM-dependent methyltransferase, whose product is MIARNIFAPLYYQLAQQILDRTGSESGFCLDLGSGSGYLGLALAWNSKLRVCLLNESSEMTKFAEQNIFQKMLENRVTAACGDVHCLPFEDSSVDLVVSHGSVYFWNDLPQVFREIWRVLAPGGQTFISDGFGSREVHNEVIDKMRKIEPDWHPQCHNFDDTLFDAALAAAKIRGSLVLRNENGIWIRFRKSANGFHSRLENNFIPSRTHK
- the tatC gene encoding twin-arginine translocase subunit TatC encodes the protein MNREKENVASFIEHLTELRKRLIIIVFSVVIGMGIAWNFSGPVLTFVEKPLTGKTYLTEIKKKVYAKVKEQAPRLYTYYKLDQEISTPEKMRPLNYSAPLEPFFIQCKISMLLGFVFALPVVFLQLWLFIAPGLTDKERRMVVPFVTAATLTFCAGAMFFLVVIWPVIINFSLSYEVEGLQSWFNISAYINFCLRLILIFGLIFELPVLTLLLSRFGIVSYKMLAPKRKYALLASSIIAAFHADLITMFVIMIPMYLMYEISIWVALIFGKKKAADPAEMDNFPITSAA
- a CDS encoding type II secretion system protein N — translated: MRRLALPLNLLFSVVILITAARILADIASYKLGTSPAKLQTKGAQQSNLPFQQQTQLQGFALILEKALFGPATKGILTPALQPSANTPPPVSQSDLSLLGTAIGSPRTSFILVRRTSSNEERVFKLGEKVFDLGTLIAIKKETAEVRSGSQLITLRTPSAPAEPAKPAQSATAATGVTQALPGGSGIIDQRALNAALDNIGQAMTDARLLPSVKDGKVEGFKVSEVKPQGVFAAVGLKNGDVLMKINEFPIDSPEKAIQSFVTLKGQSRIKLDLIRDGAPTSLAYDIR